Proteins encoded in a region of the Isosphaeraceae bacterium EP7 genome:
- a CDS encoding efflux RND transporter periplasmic adaptor subunit, whose product MNQNEPVVAMNQTEIAKRRPVKTLMMAIVLLGGGVLALYKMRVDLPSLHTKEIYAYLDDISVKAMRANELVAGKLESDSHAHEEQPHGEQHKIVVTSPKAQDVTITQEFVCQIHSQRHINVRALESGYLESIMVKEGQAVKKGDLMFKIVPTLYQARLDAENAEAKLAQLELKYSKRLFDTKVVSQNDVLMYEAKLAKAQAKAELAGAELNFTNVKAPFDGIVDRLHEQLGSLIKEGDDLTTLSDNSLMWVYFNVPEAQYLEYMAGLNHHKDERKVGLRLADGSTFKQVGKIGAIEAQFNNETGNIPFRADFPNPDRLLRHGQTGTVLINRVVKDALVIPQRATFEILDKRYAYVVGKDDVVHQREVVVQNTLDDIFVIKNGLGVGDRIVLEGLQQVRDGEKVKYEFSAPELVMSNLKNRAE is encoded by the coding sequence ATGAACCAGAATGAACCCGTCGTTGCGATGAATCAGACTGAAATCGCCAAGCGACGGCCGGTGAAGACCTTGATGATGGCAATCGTCCTGCTGGGCGGCGGCGTCCTCGCCCTGTACAAGATGCGCGTGGACCTCCCGTCGCTGCACACGAAAGAGATTTACGCATATCTCGATGATATCAGCGTGAAGGCCATGCGGGCGAATGAACTCGTCGCCGGCAAGCTCGAGTCGGATTCTCACGCGCATGAGGAGCAGCCGCACGGGGAGCAACACAAGATCGTGGTCACCAGCCCCAAGGCGCAAGACGTCACGATCACCCAGGAATTTGTCTGCCAGATCCACTCGCAGCGACACATCAATGTCCGTGCCTTGGAGAGCGGCTATCTCGAGTCGATCATGGTCAAGGAGGGCCAAGCGGTGAAGAAGGGCGATCTGATGTTCAAGATCGTGCCGACCCTCTACCAGGCGAGGCTGGACGCCGAGAACGCCGAGGCCAAGCTCGCGCAACTGGAGCTCAAGTACAGCAAGAGGTTGTTCGACACCAAAGTGGTCTCTCAAAATGACGTGCTGATGTACGAGGCCAAGCTGGCAAAGGCCCAGGCAAAGGCGGAACTGGCCGGGGCGGAGTTGAACTTCACCAACGTCAAAGCGCCCTTCGATGGAATCGTCGACCGCCTGCACGAGCAACTGGGCAGCCTGATCAAGGAGGGGGACGACCTCACGACCCTGTCCGACAACAGCCTGATGTGGGTTTATTTCAACGTGCCCGAGGCCCAATACCTCGAATACATGGCCGGCCTGAATCATCACAAGGACGAGCGGAAAGTTGGACTCCGTCTGGCGGACGGCAGCACGTTCAAGCAGGTCGGCAAGATCGGTGCGATCGAGGCCCAATTCAACAACGAGACCGGCAACATCCCCTTCCGCGCGGATTTTCCGAACCCGGACCGCCTGCTTCGCCACGGTCAGACCGGCACCGTGTTGATCAACCGAGTGGTGAAGGACGCACTCGTGATCCCCCAGCGGGCGACTTTCGAGATCCTCGACAAGCGGTATGCCTACGTCGTCGGTAAGGATGATGTGGTGCACCAGCGCGAGGTTGTCGTCCAGAACACCTTGGACGATATTTTTGTCATCAAGAACGGACTCGGTGTGGGAGACAGGATCGTCCTCGAGGGGCTCCAACAGGTTCGCGACGGCGAGAAGGTCAAATACGAGTTCAGCGCCCCGGAACTGGTCATGTCGAACCTCAAGAACAGGGCTGAATAG
- a CDS encoding TolC family protein produces the protein MNLTVRFSNTKTMWHVIARAIACSIMLLVLPSCGIPALRHPQPPPGLPNDFNGTTSTENSSQLGIDEFYNDRMLTCLIEKALVDNRELKGLNEEVQIAGNEVLARSGAYLPFVSIASGAGLERFSRFTLDGAALLNDPFLPGRFFSNPHGNYGAGINLSWQLDIYRQLRNARDAAGQRYVVASERRNFFVTRMIAEIAENYYRLMALDKRLENLDQIIELQEQSLKIAEFRKEAARGTELAVLRFQAEVQRNQSEKLIINQSIIEGENRINFLVNRYPQRVERVSEGFYDLTIHPLSVGVPSELLQNRPDIRQAERELAAAGLDVKVARVNFFPQLVINGGVGLQSLNLSHLFEPQAVLGDIAGGLVAPLVNKRAIRAQYLTANARQLQCVYNYQRVVLNAFTEVINRVTMVENYTKSIEIKKQQLASLEASVKVAETLFQNARTEYIDVLYAQRDLRDARTTLIDTKAEQLAATANAYQALGGGVLTISTPADFHGQYPYTHTVRSDESFSTISLLYYRSARYSKALWAANKDLVPTFDGLKVGEKIVIPPVDRLDPALIEEIPAPPPALPQMVPGDKPETLPPPPPPASLPGPFNQEGSKDPVVESTAATKPSPPSTDTATAGK, from the coding sequence ATGAACCTCACAGTGAGATTCTCGAACACAAAGACGATGTGGCACGTGATTGCGAGAGCGATCGCTTGCAGCATCATGCTGCTGGTTCTGCCGTCCTGTGGAATCCCCGCCCTCCGTCATCCGCAACCGCCGCCAGGCCTGCCAAACGACTTCAATGGAACGACAAGCACTGAAAACTCATCCCAGCTCGGGATCGACGAGTTTTATAATGACCGCATGCTTACATGCTTGATCGAGAAGGCGCTGGTCGACAATCGGGAGCTGAAGGGACTGAATGAGGAGGTCCAGATCGCCGGCAACGAGGTGCTTGCGCGGTCGGGGGCGTACCTTCCCTTCGTCAGCATCGCGTCCGGCGCGGGGCTGGAGAGATTCAGCCGCTTCACGCTCGACGGAGCCGCCCTGCTCAACGACCCGTTCCTCCCCGGGAGATTCTTTTCCAATCCGCATGGAAATTACGGGGCGGGCATCAACCTCTCCTGGCAACTGGACATCTATAGGCAGCTAAGGAATGCCAGGGACGCGGCCGGGCAGCGCTACGTCGTCGCCAGCGAGAGGCGGAACTTCTTCGTGACCCGCATGATCGCGGAGATTGCCGAGAATTATTACAGGCTGATGGCGCTCGACAAACGGCTTGAGAATCTGGATCAAATCATCGAGCTTCAAGAGCAAAGTCTCAAAATTGCCGAATTCAGGAAGGAAGCAGCTCGAGGCACTGAGTTGGCAGTCCTTCGTTTCCAGGCCGAAGTTCAACGCAACCAGAGCGAAAAGCTGATCATCAACCAGAGTATCATCGAGGGCGAGAACCGCATAAACTTCCTCGTCAACCGCTACCCGCAGCGTGTCGAACGAGTGTCTGAGGGATTCTACGACCTTACTATTCACCCGCTGAGCGTGGGTGTGCCGTCGGAACTGCTTCAGAACCGCCCCGACATCCGCCAAGCAGAGCGTGAACTGGCGGCCGCTGGGCTCGACGTGAAGGTCGCCAGGGTCAACTTCTTCCCTCAGCTTGTGATCAACGGAGGCGTTGGCCTCCAGTCCCTCAACCTGAGTCATCTGTTCGAGCCGCAAGCCGTGCTCGGCGATATCGCCGGTGGCCTGGTGGCGCCGCTCGTCAACAAGCGAGCGATCAGGGCCCAGTACCTCACCGCAAATGCCCGGCAATTGCAGTGCGTCTACAACTACCAGCGCGTCGTCCTCAATGCCTTCACCGAGGTGATCAACCGGGTGACGATGGTGGAGAACTACACCAAGAGCATCGAGATCAAGAAGCAGCAGCTGGCTTCGCTCGAGGCCTCGGTCAAGGTCGCCGAGACTCTCTTCCAGAATGCCCGGACCGAATACATCGACGTGCTCTATGCCCAGCGTGACCTCAGGGATGCGAGGACTACCCTGATCGACACCAAGGCGGAGCAACTGGCAGCCACCGCGAATGCGTATCAGGCGCTCGGCGGCGGTGTGTTGACGATCTCGACCCCGGCAGACTTTCACGGTCAATATCCGTACACCCACACGGTCCGCAGCGACGAGAGCTTCTCGACGATCTCGCTGCTCTATTACAGGTCGGCCCGGTATAGCAAGGCCCTCTGGGCGGCTAACAAGGACCTTGTCCCCACCTTCGACGGCCTGAAGGTCGGCGAAAAGATCGTCATCCCTCCGGTTGACCGACTCGACCCGGCCCTGATCGAGGAGATCCCCGCGCCTCCGCCGGCCCTCCCCCAGATGGTGCCCGGCGACAAACCGGAGACACTCCCGCCCCCGCCACCCCCCGCAAGCTTGCCCGGCCCGTTCAACCAGGAGGGGTCCAAAGACCCCGTCGTCGAATCCACCGCTGCTACCAAACCCTCCCCACCGTCGACGGATACGGCGACGGCGGGGAAGTGA
- a CDS encoding phosphoketolase family protein: MTRAPNETAMPSDNSRGEETPLSSDELCKLDAYWRATNYLSVGQIYLLDNPLLREPLRREHIKPRLLGHWGTSPGLNMLCTHLNRVIKRDDLDMIYIIGPGHGGPSLVAHAYLEGTYSEYYPEISQDAEGMRRLFKQFSFPGGIPSHVAPETPGSIHEGGELGYSLSHAYGAAFDNPSLIVACVVGDGEAETGPLATGWHGNKFLNPARDGCVLPILHLNGYKIANPCFLARIPKEELQKYFEGMGYKPYFVEGHDPTAVHQQLAGVLDAVVAEIGRIWDDARTRGNLKRPAWPMIIFRTPKGWTCPPEIDGKKCEDYWRSHQVPMGDMDKLDHIRILEDWMKSYRPEELFDAQGRLTPELADLPPKGHRRMSDNPHANGGLLMRDLKMPDFRHYAVDVPSPGATTAESARVMGTFLRDVMKLNLESQNFRIFSPDENNSNRWQDVLEVTDRCYMAEIYPEDDKLSPDGRVMEVLSEHQCQGWLEGYLLTGRHGFFSCYEAFIHIIDSMFNQHAKWLKVCNHIPWRRPIASFNYFLSSHVWRQDHNGLSHQDPGFIDHVVNKKAEVIRVYLPPDANCLLSVTDHCLRSRNYVNVVVAGKQPAPQWLTMDQALKHCTLGLGIWEWASNDKGGEPDVVMACCGDVPTLETLAAVELIRTHLPELKVRVVNVVNLMKLQPASEHPHGLSDHDFDALFTKDKPIIFAFHGYPWLIHRLTYRRTNHKNLHVRGYKEEGTTTTPFDMVVLNELDRFHLVEDVIDRLPQLGSRAAYFKQAIHEKLIEHKEYIAQHGDDIPAISAWSWGAQLQAGSASTSTEGDNV, from the coding sequence ATGACTCGAGCACCAAACGAGACCGCCATGCCCTCGGACAATTCTCGTGGCGAAGAGACGCCTCTTTCGTCGGACGAGTTGTGCAAGCTCGACGCCTACTGGCGTGCCACCAACTACCTGTCCGTCGGGCAAATCTACCTGCTCGATAATCCCCTCCTGAGAGAGCCGCTCAGGCGTGAGCACATCAAGCCCAGGCTGCTCGGCCATTGGGGCACGTCGCCAGGCCTGAACATGCTCTGCACGCATCTTAACCGGGTCATCAAGCGAGATGATCTGGACATGATCTACATCATCGGGCCGGGGCACGGCGGCCCATCCCTGGTTGCCCACGCCTACCTCGAAGGAACTTATAGCGAGTATTACCCGGAGATCAGTCAGGACGCTGAGGGAATGCGAAGGCTGTTCAAACAATTCAGCTTCCCGGGGGGCATTCCTAGTCACGTCGCGCCGGAGACGCCGGGCAGCATCCACGAGGGCGGCGAACTCGGTTACTCGTTGAGCCACGCCTACGGGGCGGCCTTCGACAACCCAAGTCTGATCGTCGCATGTGTCGTCGGCGACGGCGAGGCGGAGACCGGCCCTCTCGCGACCGGCTGGCACGGGAACAAGTTCCTCAACCCGGCGCGCGACGGCTGCGTACTGCCGATCCTCCACCTCAACGGCTATAAGATCGCTAATCCCTGCTTCCTCGCCCGGATCCCGAAGGAAGAACTTCAGAAGTACTTCGAGGGCATGGGCTACAAGCCGTACTTCGTCGAGGGGCACGATCCGACGGCGGTCCATCAGCAGCTCGCCGGAGTGCTCGATGCCGTCGTGGCGGAGATCGGTCGTATCTGGGACGACGCCCGGACGAGGGGCAACCTGAAGCGCCCGGCGTGGCCGATGATTATCTTCCGCACGCCGAAGGGGTGGACTTGCCCGCCGGAGATCGACGGCAAGAAGTGCGAGGACTACTGGCGGAGCCATCAAGTTCCGATGGGCGACATGGACAAGCTCGATCACATCCGAATCCTCGAGGACTGGATGAAGAGCTACCGGCCCGAGGAGCTGTTCGACGCCCAAGGGAGGCTGACACCTGAACTGGCCGACTTGCCCCCGAAGGGCCACCGCCGGATGAGCGATAATCCTCATGCCAACGGCGGCCTACTGATGCGGGACCTGAAGATGCCCGATTTCCGTCACTACGCGGTGGACGTGCCCAGCCCTGGCGCGACTACGGCCGAGTCGGCGCGAGTGATGGGCACCTTTCTTAGGGACGTGATGAAGCTGAACCTTGAGAGCCAGAACTTCCGAATCTTTAGCCCGGACGAGAATAACTCGAACCGCTGGCAGGACGTGCTCGAGGTCACCGACCGCTGCTACATGGCCGAGATCTACCCCGAGGACGACAAGCTGAGCCCGGACGGTCGGGTGATGGAAGTGCTCAGCGAGCACCAGTGTCAGGGCTGGCTGGAGGGATACCTCCTGACCGGCCGTCACGGGTTCTTCTCGTGCTACGAGGCGTTCATACACATCATCGACTCGATGTTCAACCAGCATGCCAAGTGGCTCAAGGTATGCAACCACATTCCCTGGCGCAGGCCGATCGCATCGTTCAACTACTTCCTCAGCTCGCACGTCTGGCGGCAGGACCACAACGGTCTGAGCCACCAGGATCCCGGCTTCATCGACCACGTCGTCAACAAGAAGGCAGAGGTGATCCGCGTCTACCTGCCGCCCGACGCGAACTGCCTGCTCTCGGTCACTGACCACTGCCTTCGCAGCCGCAACTATGTCAACGTCGTCGTCGCGGGCAAGCAGCCCGCGCCGCAGTGGCTGACGATGGACCAAGCCCTCAAGCATTGCACCCTTGGCCTCGGCATCTGGGAGTGGGCCAGCAATGACAAGGGGGGCGAGCCGGACGTGGTCATGGCCTGCTGCGGAGACGTCCCGACCCTCGAGACGCTGGCGGCGGTCGAGCTCATTCGCACGCACCTGCCGGAGCTGAAAGTCCGCGTGGTGAACGTCGTGAACCTGATGAAGCTGCAGCCGGCCAGCGAGCACCCTCACGGACTCTCGGACCACGACTTCGACGCCCTGTTCACGAAGGACAAGCCGATCATCTTCGCTTTCCACGGTTACCCTTGGCTGATTCACCGGCTGACATACCGGCGAACCAACCACAAGAATCTCCACGTCCGGGGCTACAAGGAGGAGGGCACGACGACGACGCCTTTCGACATGGTGGTCCTCAACGAGCTGGACCGGTTCCACTTGGTGGAAGACGTGATCGATCGGCTTCCCCAGCTCGGCTCCCGCGCCGCCTACTTCAAGCAGGCGATCCACGAGAAGCTGATCGAGCACAAGGAATACATCGCACAACACGGCGATGACATCCCGGCAATCAGCGCCTGGAGCTGGGGGGCGCAGTTGCAGGCTGGCTCGGCGTCCACCTCCACCGAAGGGGACAACGTCTAG
- a CDS encoding ABC transporter permease — protein MRRPSNILWLGVKELRSLASDPVLVLFIIYAFSLSIITQARGVKSEVNNASLAFIDEDESQLSKELIASFFPPQFQRPVLIAPDDASRDMDRGRFMFIVTIPTRFESDLRRGRPTEVQVNVDATAMQQASIGAGYIQGILNDRVSSFILRTDAKLDQPLRVVVRKEFNPNGEASWFTAIVALINQITTLTVVLTGAALIREREHGTIEHLLTLPLTPFEIAISKVWANGLVILMAVSVSMIFVVRGLLHVPIAGSLGLFLFGVVLYLFSATALGLYLGTIARSMAQFALLIILVVIVLQLLSGGNTPVESQPFWMQRLTLLLPSRHFVSFSQAIIFRGAGLETVWPQFLAVSTIGLAFFAFSLRQFRQSISVSK, from the coding sequence ATGAGGCGGCCTTCCAATATCCTCTGGCTCGGCGTGAAGGAATTACGCAGCCTAGCGAGTGACCCAGTCCTCGTTCTTTTTATCATTTATGCGTTTTCGCTGTCGATCATTACACAGGCGCGAGGTGTCAAATCCGAGGTCAATAACGCCAGCCTAGCGTTTATTGATGAGGATGAGTCCCAGCTGTCGAAAGAGTTGATCGCTTCATTCTTTCCTCCTCAATTCCAGCGGCCCGTCCTCATCGCGCCTGATGACGCCTCGAGAGATATGGACCGCGGCCGTTTCATGTTCATAGTCACGATCCCGACGCGATTTGAATCTGACCTTCGCCGCGGCCGGCCCACCGAGGTGCAAGTGAACGTGGACGCTACAGCGATGCAACAGGCGAGCATCGGTGCCGGCTACATTCAAGGCATACTCAACGATCGGGTTTCCTCTTTCATCCTGCGCACGGACGCGAAGCTCGACCAGCCTCTGCGCGTCGTGGTCCGCAAGGAATTCAACCCCAATGGCGAGGCGTCTTGGTTCACCGCGATCGTTGCGCTAATTAATCAAATCACCACACTCACGGTGGTGCTCACCGGGGCAGCGCTGATCCGGGAGCGCGAGCATGGCACGATCGAGCACCTTCTTACGCTGCCGCTTACCCCATTCGAGATCGCGATTTCCAAGGTCTGGGCGAACGGCCTCGTCATTCTCATGGCCGTATCAGTCTCGATGATCTTCGTCGTGCGCGGTCTTTTGCACGTGCCGATCGCAGGGTCGCTCGGACTCTTCCTCTTCGGTGTCGTGCTCTACCTGTTCTCCGCCACCGCGCTCGGGCTTTACTTAGGAACGATCGCCCGTTCCATGGCCCAGTTCGCATTGCTGATTATTTTGGTTGTCATCGTGCTGCAATTACTCTCGGGCGGCAACACGCCGGTCGAAAGCCAACCCTTCTGGATGCAGCGACTCACGTTGCTGCTGCCTTCCCGCCACTTTGTCAGTTTCTCGCAGGCGATCATCTTCCGAGGCGCCGGGCTCGAGACCGTCTGGCCCCAATTCTTAGCCGTTTCCACTATCGGCCTCGCCTTTTTCGCATTCAGTCTCCGACAGTTCCGCCAATCGATCTCCGTAAGCAAATAG
- the rbbA gene encoding ribosome-associated ATPase/putative transporter RbbA, protein MATSSRSASPIEHDKSVVSVRGVSHVYGAVRALDGLDVEVPSGCMVGLIGPDGVGKSTLMGLIAGSKRIQTGEVLVLGGDMNDAGHRSEVCPRIAYMPQGLGKNLYLELSVFENIDFFARLFGVPDAERELRIKVLLDATGLGPFPDRPAGKLSGGMKQKVGLCGALIHDPDLLILDEPTTGVDPLSRQQFWNLIDNIRAQRPGMSVLVSTAYMEEAQRFDWTIAMDAGRVLAIGTPAQLMERTSASSLEEAFVSLLPGAETSGRRTLVIPPRVDPGGEPAIQATGLTKRFGKFVAVDRVSFTIGRGEIFGFLGSNGCGKSTTMKMLTGLLPASEGEAKLFGEPVDANDLSTRNRVGYMSQAFSLYGELSVRQNLDLHAKIFDIPKDRARSRIDELVDRFGLRAHFNAPSQDLPLGLKQRLSLAVAVLHEPDMLLLDEPTSGVDPVARDEFWELLIDLSRRQGVTIFVSTHFMNEAMRCDRISLMHAGVVLACDTPTRLATVRGTKDLESAFIVYIAEAEAARQKQVEAELHVPDATKPSGNSDATVTPAPGTSYTNALTHQPGSGLSLGRTLAYSRREAQEIERDPVRLLFAFVGSALMMLAFGFGITTDVENIRFAYLDLDQSPESRAYLASFEGSRYFVRHSPAKTQEDLQLRLKSHEIEVALEVQPNFGRNLGKGNKGEITAWVDGAPTNRAESLRQYLQGVHNTFLEEYVRSSPGDFPRQPAVEIQTRFAYNPTFESIYAIVPSVPAILLILIPAILMAVSIVREKELGSIINFYVTPTRRLEFLVGKQLPYIAIGMINHVALLLMAVLLFGVPLKGSGWMLTVCALLYVTATTSLGMLVATFTSSQVAAVFITTILTILPTTQFSGLLQPVSTLDGGARVFGMLWPTTYYMHASVGAFTKGLGAYGLLTDALALAAFIPILIGLSVAGLPRQEK, encoded by the coding sequence ATGGCCACATCCAGCAGGTCCGCTAGTCCGATTGAACACGATAAGTCTGTGGTCTCGGTCCGCGGCGTTTCGCACGTTTACGGAGCGGTGCGCGCACTGGACGGCCTCGACGTCGAGGTCCCGTCCGGCTGCATGGTTGGCCTTATCGGGCCGGACGGCGTGGGAAAGTCAACGTTGATGGGCCTGATCGCCGGCTCGAAGCGGATCCAAACGGGCGAGGTCCTCGTTCTCGGCGGTGATATGAACGATGCAGGGCACCGAAGCGAAGTGTGTCCACGAATCGCCTACATGCCCCAGGGTCTTGGCAAGAACCTATACCTCGAGTTGAGCGTTTTCGAAAATATTGACTTCTTTGCGCGACTCTTCGGCGTGCCAGACGCGGAGCGCGAGCTACGGATCAAGGTGCTGTTGGACGCCACCGGGCTGGGCCCGTTTCCAGATCGGCCCGCGGGCAAGCTTTCCGGCGGCATGAAGCAGAAAGTCGGCCTCTGTGGCGCGTTAATCCACGACCCCGACCTGCTCATCCTCGACGAGCCGACTACCGGTGTCGATCCCCTGTCCCGCCAGCAGTTCTGGAACCTGATCGACAACATTCGAGCACAACGCCCTGGAATGAGCGTGCTCGTCTCGACCGCCTATATGGAGGAGGCTCAGCGATTCGACTGGACAATCGCGATGGACGCCGGTCGAGTCCTTGCCATCGGCACACCCGCCCAATTGATGGAACGAACCAGCGCGAGCAGCTTGGAGGAAGCATTTGTCTCGCTTTTGCCCGGCGCCGAGACGAGTGGTCGTCGCACCCTGGTGATCCCGCCGCGCGTGGACCCGGGGGGAGAGCCGGCAATTCAGGCTACGGGACTCACCAAACGCTTCGGGAAATTCGTCGCGGTCGACCGTGTAAGTTTCACCATCGGCCGCGGCGAGATCTTTGGATTCCTCGGCTCGAATGGCTGCGGCAAGTCCACGACGATGAAGATGCTCACAGGCCTACTTCCCGCCAGCGAGGGAGAGGCAAAGCTCTTCGGCGAGCCCGTGGACGCCAACGATCTATCCACCCGGAACCGGGTGGGATACATGTCGCAGGCGTTCTCGCTTTACGGCGAGCTTTCAGTGCGGCAAAACCTTGACCTCCACGCCAAAATCTTCGACATCCCGAAAGACCGAGCCCGCTCCCGAATCGACGAACTGGTGGACCGTTTCGGCCTGCGGGCACACTTCAATGCTCCCTCGCAGGATCTCCCTCTAGGTCTGAAACAGAGGCTTTCACTTGCTGTCGCCGTACTGCACGAGCCGGATATGCTATTGCTCGATGAGCCAACCTCAGGGGTGGACCCTGTCGCCCGCGACGAGTTCTGGGAGTTGCTCATCGACCTGTCACGCCGACAAGGAGTGACGATCTTCGTTTCCACGCACTTCATGAACGAAGCAATGCGTTGCGATCGGATCTCCCTGATGCACGCGGGTGTCGTGCTGGCCTGCGACACCCCAACGCGTCTAGCGACCGTACGCGGCACCAAGGACCTGGAATCCGCCTTCATCGTCTACATCGCCGAGGCCGAGGCCGCCCGACAGAAGCAGGTTGAGGCAGAATTACACGTACCTGACGCGACAAAGCCGAGCGGCAATTCAGACGCGACGGTAACGCCCGCACCCGGCACGTCGTATACGAATGCCCTGACGCATCAACCGGGATCCGGTCTGAGCCTAGGCCGGACACTAGCCTACAGCCGTCGCGAGGCCCAGGAGATCGAACGCGACCCAGTTCGTCTGCTTTTCGCGTTCGTCGGGTCGGCCTTGATGATGCTTGCCTTTGGCTTCGGCATTACGACCGATGTCGAGAACATTCGGTTTGCCTATTTGGACCTTGATCAGTCACCCGAGAGTCGCGCATACCTCGCTTCATTCGAGGGCTCACGCTACTTCGTCCGTCATTCACCAGCCAAGACGCAAGAAGACCTGCAATTGCGATTGAAATCGCATGAAATCGAGGTCGCCCTCGAGGTGCAGCCCAATTTCGGTAGGAACCTCGGCAAGGGCAACAAAGGCGAGATTACAGCCTGGGTTGACGGCGCTCCCACGAACCGCGCGGAGAGCCTTCGCCAGTACCTACAGGGCGTGCATAATACATTCCTGGAGGAATACGTGCGGAGCAGCCCCGGCGACTTTCCAAGGCAACCCGCCGTCGAGATCCAGACCCGTTTCGCCTACAACCCAACATTCGAGAGTATTTACGCCATCGTGCCGAGCGTGCCCGCCATCTTGCTGATTCTCATCCCGGCAATCCTCATGGCCGTGAGTATCGTCAGGGAAAAGGAACTGGGATCGATCATCAACTTCTACGTCACACCCACACGTCGGCTTGAGTTTCTAGTGGGCAAGCAATTGCCATACATCGCTATCGGCATGATCAATCACGTTGCGCTCCTGCTTATGGCCGTCCTCTTATTCGGAGTTCCGCTCAAGGGCAGTGGTTGGATGCTGACAGTCTGCGCTCTGCTTTACGTGACGGCCACCACGTCGCTCGGCATGCTCGTCGCGACGTTCACCTCCAGCCAAGTGGCAGCCGTTTTCATCACGACGATCCTCACGATCCTGCCTACCACGCAATTCTCCGGCCTGCTCCAACCGGTCTCAACCCTGGACGGCGGTGCCCGAGTCTTCGGCATGCTCTGGCCCACCACGTATTACATGCACGCCAGCGTCGGTGCCTTTACCAAGGGCCTGGGGGCCTACGGCCTCCTTACAGATGCCCTCGCCCTGGCCGCCTTCATTCCGATCCTCATCGGTCTCAGCGTTGCGGGGCTACCCCGCCAGGAGAAATAG
- a CDS encoding efflux RND transporter periplasmic adaptor subunit: MKRRTFLVLILAFLAGGGVLAWQAYQARLTALPPGIASGNGRIESVQVDVTTKIPGRVTKIFVHEGDMVRTGQVVAKMDIVTLEAELAQGEATVAEEEAKAIEVDAAIAKAESQLKLAQIEFERTRALVARKAATRAEFDLKETLVKTCSATLNGEKARMNTARRTVDAAKAEVAHIQTRINDMTLYSVVEGRVLYRLAEEGEVLGNGGKVLTLVNLADVYMEIYLPAQDAVKIKIGADARIVLDIAPEFAAVAKVSFVAPEAQFTPKQVETRSERDKLMFRVKLTVPPERVLPYIERVKTGIRGVGYVKLDDTVKWPEHLERRLPARSPASATANASSKDGADEAAPASDPSQKPAPAPPAKEKPVVPAAAGETASK, from the coding sequence ATGAAGAGGAGAACATTCTTAGTGCTGATTCTAGCCTTCCTAGCTGGGGGCGGGGTCCTTGCCTGGCAGGCTTATCAAGCCCGGCTGACGGCGCTGCCGCCGGGTATCGCATCGGGAAACGGGCGGATCGAGTCGGTTCAAGTGGACGTGACAACGAAGATACCTGGCCGGGTAACGAAGATTTTCGTTCACGAGGGGGACATGGTTCGAACCGGCCAAGTCGTCGCGAAGATGGACATCGTCACCCTCGAGGCGGAACTTGCTCAAGGCGAGGCGACAGTCGCCGAGGAGGAAGCGAAGGCGATAGAGGTCGACGCGGCAATCGCTAAGGCAGAAAGCCAGTTGAAGCTTGCCCAGATCGAGTTCGAACGAACCCGCGCACTCGTCGCCCGCAAAGCCGCAACCCGCGCCGAGTTCGACCTCAAGGAGACCTTGGTAAAGACTTGCAGCGCGACATTGAACGGCGAGAAGGCACGAATGAACACTGCCCGAAGGACGGTCGACGCCGCCAAGGCCGAAGTGGCACATATCCAAACGCGAATTAACGATATGACCCTTTACTCCGTCGTCGAGGGGCGCGTCCTCTATCGACTCGCCGAGGAGGGGGAGGTCTTGGGCAACGGCGGCAAAGTTCTCACACTCGTTAACCTCGCCGATGTTTACATGGAGATCTACCTGCCTGCCCAGGATGCCGTAAAGATCAAGATCGGTGCTGACGCCCGCATCGTCCTCGACATCGCCCCCGAGTTTGCCGCTGTGGCAAAGGTCAGTTTTGTCGCTCCGGAGGCTCAGTTCACCCCCAAACAAGTTGAGACTCGCAGTGAGCGCGACAAGCTGATGTTCCGGGTTAAGTTGACCGTGCCCCCTGAGCGTGTCCTGCCGTACATCGAGCGAGTAAAAACCGGCATCCGCGGAGTGGGTTATGTCAAGCTCGACGACACCGTGAAGTGGCCGGAGCATCTCGAACGGCGATTGCCCGCGCGTAGCCCGGCCTCGGCAACGGCGAATGCATCCTCGAAAGATGGAGCGGACGAAGCGGCGCCCGCGAGCGACCCGTCTCAGAAGCCCGCACCCGCCCCGCCAGCCAAAGAGAAGCCAGTCGTCCCCGCGGCTGCCGGCGAAACAGCCTCCAAATAG